In the Scyliorhinus canicula chromosome 23, sScyCan1.1, whole genome shotgun sequence genome, one interval contains:
- the LOC119956490 gene encoding ferritin heavy chain, oocyte isoform-like — protein sequence MASQVRQNYHKDCEDAVNKQINLELYSSYVYLSMSSYFDRDDVALRHFAEFFKEQSHEEREHAEKLMEFQNKRGGRIILEDVKKPEQDEWSNGLEAMQRALQMEKNVNQSLLDLHKLSSGNTDPHLCDFLETHFLDEQVKMIKKLGDHITNLKRLGAPENGTGEYLFDKLTLD from the exons GTGCGTCAGAACTACCACAAGGACTGTGAGGATGCTGTTAACAAGCAGATCAACCTGGAGCTCTATTCCTCCTATGTTTACCTTTCCATG TCCTCTTACTTTGACCGGGATGATGTTGCCCTGCGTCACTTTGCTGAGTTCTTCAAGGAGCAGTCGCATGAGGAACGGGAACACGCTGAGAAACTGATGGAATTCCAGAATAAACGTGGAGGCCGCATCATCCTGGAGGATGTCAAG AAACCAGAGCAGGATGAGTGGAGCAATGGTCTGGAGGCAATGCAGAGAGCTCTGCAGATGGAGAAGAATGTAAACCAGAGTCTGCTGGATCTCCACAAACTCTCCTCTGGGAACACCGACCCTCAT CTTTGTGACTTCCTGGAGACTCACTTCTTGGATGAACAAGTGAAGATGATCAAGAAGCTCGGAGATCACATCACCAACCTGAAGAGACTGGGAGCCCCTGAGAATGGCACGGGAGAGTACCTGTTTGACAAGCTCACCCTGGACTGA
- the LOC119956488 gene encoding ferritin heavy chain, oocyte isoform-like, whose amino-acid sequence MASQVRQNYHKDCEDAVNKQINLELYSSYVYLSMFSYFDRDDVALRHFAEFFKEQSHEEREHAEKLMEFQNKRGGRIILEDVKKPEQDEWSNGLEAMQRALQMEKNVNQSLLDLHKLSSGNTDPHLCDFLETHYLDEQVKMIKKLGDHITNLKRLGAPENGTGEYLFDKLTLD is encoded by the exons ATGGCTTCCCAAGTGCGTCAGAACTACCACAAGGACTGTGAGGATGCTGTTAACAAGCAGATCAACCTGGAGCTCTATTCCTCCTATGTTTACCTTTCCATG TTCTCTTACTTTGACCGGGATGATGTTGCCCTGCGTCACTTTGCTGAGTTCTTCAAGGAGCAGTCGCATGAGGAACGGGAACACGCTGAGAAACTGATGGAATTCCAGAATAAACGTGGAGGCCGCATCATCCTGGAGGATGTCAAG AAACCAGAGCAGGATGAGTGGAGCAATGGTCTGGAGGCAATGCAGAGGGCTCTGCAGATGGAGAAGAATGTGAACCAGAGTCTGCTggatctgcacaaactctcctctggGAACACTGACCCTCAT CTTTGTGACTTCCTGGAGACTCACTACTTGGATGAACAAGTGAAGATGATCAAGAAGCTCGGAGATCACATCACCAACCTGAAGAGACTGGGAGCCCCTGAGAATGGCACGGGAGAGTACCTGTTTGACAAGCTCACCCTGGACTGA